ACAAGGTTAAGACCGATACGGTGCGGACCATTAAGGAAAATGATGTTATTGGAAGTACAACGGTAATTGTTGCCGATCCCGGAATTCCCGTTGTTTTGACTGCACCTGCTGAACCAGGTACTGTCATGACAGAACCGGTAAAAATTGATAAATCAACACCGTTGGATCTCCACGCGGTGGATGTGCCCCCCTCCTTTCCCGGGGGAACAGAAGCGCTGCTGAATTTTCTAAGGAAGCACCTGAATAATCCGGAGCCAATGGTGGAAGGAGAATCGGTTAGTGTTAAAGTAACTTTTGTGGTGGGGTACGGAGGCAAACTGCAGGGTTTTAAGATCTCCGAAGACGGCGGAGATGTATTTAATAAAGAAGTAATAAGGGTATTGAAGAAAATGCCCGACTGGGTACCCGGCAAAGCAAAGGGCGAAAATGTATCGGTATACTATGCCATTCCCGTAAAGTTTACCGGTTCAGACTGATTAAACGTAATTATTTTACTAATTTCACAGCCCCGTCAAAAGCGGGGCATAAACATAAAATATGGCACTGGAAGAATTTGAAAAGGAACAGTTGAGTGAAAGGGACAAAAGGTACGTCCGCATGCGTAGTATCATGGACATGGGTATGGGGGTATTGTGGTCGGCGATGGGGGTTTTTCTGCTGTTCATTAAAAAATTCAGCCCCGACCTGGCGCTTCAGTACGATGAGAATATACTCATGATCTTTGGAGGCGTTTGTGTTGCATACGGCCTGTTCCGGATTTACAGGGGCATT
This sequence is a window from Chitinophagaceae bacterium. Protein-coding genes within it:
- a CDS encoding energy transducer TonB, coding for MNSNLILKSDILDIIFEKRNKEYGAYILRKFYENRLKRALLIMLLTAGAFLSFTLLPQRSNHLVGKVYDIPKTELAKADETKPKELPKKKEVPKAEPKLKPASVSQVKSVATFKIVDDKVKTDTVRTIKENDVIGSTTVIVADPGIPVVLTAPAEPGTVMTEPVKIDKSTPLDLHAVDVPPSFPGGTEALLNFLRKHLNNPEPMVEGESVSVKVTFVVGYGGKLQGFKISEDGGDVFNKEVIRVLKKMPDWVPGKAKGENVSVYYAIPVKFTGSD